The following proteins come from a genomic window of Chryseobacterium glaciei:
- a CDS encoding group III truncated hemoglobin: MKKLESREDIEHLVNSFYAKVVKDETISFFFNDVAKVDWDKHLPKMYSFWETILFGQMTYKGNPMAVHFPINEMKAMERKHFDQWLELWKLTIEENFVGENADMAIYKSENIAKLMAYKMEMARKI; encoded by the coding sequence ATGAAAAAACTGGAATCAAGAGAAGATATTGAACATCTTGTAAATTCATTCTATGCTAAAGTCGTTAAAGATGAAACCATTAGCTTTTTCTTTAACGATGTTGCCAAAGTCGATTGGGATAAACATTTACCAAAGATGTATTCGTTTTGGGAAACTATTCTTTTCGGGCAAATGACTTATAAAGGAAATCCAATGGCCGTACACTTCCCCATCAATGAAATGAAAGCAATGGAAAGGAAACATTTCGACCAATGGCTTGAATTATGGAAACTGACCATCGAAGAAAATTTCGTTGGCGAAAATGCCGATATGGCTATTTATAAATCTGAAAACATCGCCAAATTAATGGCTTACAAGATGGAAATGGCTAGAAAAATTTAA
- a CDS encoding calcium:proton antiporter, whose amino-acid sequence MKLKELLHYTYIFPVLAVIYYFSGLMGGGVIYDVIAGLLLTGSVLSAVHHAEVVAHKVGEPFGTIILALCITIIEVALIISLMVAGGDDAMTLARDTVFAAVMIILNGILGICILIGGVKYYEQFFARTSATTYLVSIVSILILTLVLPNFTSSVNGPFYNRAQLIFVSIACLVIYGVFLMVQTVRHRNYFIITDEDPDSHYIPTRNATIISFIFLVICLVIVVLMAKGLSGTIEDMVRSVGAPKSLVGVIIAAVVLLPEGVAAIRAARSNQIQSSLNLALGSALASIGLTIPAVSVVCIMYDIPFVLGLDKKDIILLSLSVFIVMLSLSRGKTNVLYGTVLLVNLAAYIFTVIVP is encoded by the coding sequence ATGAAATTAAAAGAACTTTTACATTATACGTATATTTTTCCTGTTCTGGCGGTCATTTATTACTTTTCCGGATTAATGGGAGGTGGAGTTATTTATGATGTAATTGCCGGCCTTTTGCTTACCGGAAGTGTTTTATCGGCAGTGCATCATGCAGAAGTGGTGGCTCACAAAGTAGGAGAGCCTTTCGGAACAATTATTCTGGCACTTTGTATTACCATTATTGAAGTTGCCTTGATTATCTCACTGATGGTTGCTGGTGGGGATGATGCGATGACACTCGCGAGAGATACGGTTTTTGCTGCTGTAATGATTATCCTGAATGGTATTTTAGGAATCTGTATTTTAATAGGAGGAGTGAAATATTACGAGCAGTTTTTTGCAAGAACTTCCGCAACAACCTATTTGGTGAGTATTGTTTCTATTTTGATATTAACTTTGGTACTTCCTAATTTTACTTCAAGCGTCAACGGACCTTTTTATAACAGAGCGCAGCTTATTTTTGTTTCTATTGCCTGTTTGGTTATTTACGGAGTATTTCTGATGGTTCAGACCGTAAGACATAGAAACTATTTCATTATTACGGATGAAGATCCCGATTCGCATTATATTCCTACTAGAAATGCAACGATCATCAGTTTCATTTTTCTGGTTATCTGTCTTGTCATTGTTGTTTTAATGGCAAAAGGACTTTCCGGAACGATTGAAGATATGGTAAGAAGTGTTGGAGCTCCAAAATCTTTGGTTGGAGTTATTATTGCGGCTGTGGTTTTACTTCCTGAAGGGGTTGCGGCAATTCGTGCAGCGAGAAGTAATCAGATACAATCGAGCTTAAATTTAGCATTGGGTTCTGCGTTGGCAAGTATTGGGTTAACGATTCCGGCGGTGTCGGTTGTTTGTATCATGTATGATATTCCTTTCGTATTGGGATTAGATAAAAAGGATATTATTCTGCTGTCTTTATCGGTATTTATTGTAATGTTATCGCTAAGTCGAGGAAAAACAAATGTTCTTTACGGAACGGTATTATTAGTGAATTTGGCAGCGTATATTTTTACAGTAATTGTTCCTTAA
- a CDS encoding DUF6122 family protein yields the protein MSSSEIFLLKTCTHYFLHLIFPVFIALIFFRENWKTAYFILLATMLVDLDHLFANPIFDPNRGSVGFHFLHSYYSISVYFLMLFFKGNIRIIGIGLLLHMLTDLQDFYLWPH from the coding sequence ATGAGTTCTTCTGAAATTTTTTTATTAAAAACATGCACGCATTACTTTTTACATCTGATTTTTCCGGTGTTTATTGCGTTGATATTTTTTCGTGAAAACTGGAAGACGGCTTATTTTATTCTATTAGCTACAATGCTTGTTGATCTCGATCATTTATTTGCCAATCCTATTTTCGATCCGAACAGAGGAAGTGTAGGTTTTCATTTTTTACATTCTTATTATTCTATTTCGGTGTATTTTTTGATGCTCTTTTTTAAAGGAAATATCAGGATTATTGGCATCGGACTTTTGCTTCATATGTTGACAGATCTTCAGGACTTTTACCTCTGGCCTCATTAA
- a CDS encoding DNA alkylation repair protein, whose amino-acid sequence MINIIKEIKEALAVLSIPEKAAFFPKFFKTGIGEYGEGDWFLGVKVPDQRSVAKEYYAKISLEELSELLSSKYHEHRLTALFILISKFEKTKDQKVKEEIVEFYLNHLQYVNNWDLVDSSCYKILGRYAFENQREDLLKKLSNSDEMWQKRIAVVGTMHYVKKGEFYLTKEFVTNNLKHPHDLMHKANGWLLREMGQKNETELINYLNKYYKEMPRTCLRYSIEKLDEEVRQDYLKGRI is encoded by the coding sequence ATGATTAATATAATTAAAGAAATAAAAGAAGCATTAGCCGTTCTATCCATTCCTGAAAAGGCAGCATTCTTTCCAAAATTCTTCAAAACCGGAATAGGAGAATATGGTGAAGGAGATTGGTTTTTAGGGGTAAAAGTTCCTGATCAGAGAAGTGTTGCTAAAGAATATTATGCTAAAATTTCTTTAGAGGAACTCAGCGAATTACTTTCTTCAAAATACCATGAACATCGATTAACTGCTTTATTCATATTAATTTCTAAGTTTGAAAAAACAAAAGATCAAAAAGTAAAAGAAGAGATCGTAGAGTTTTATCTAAATCATTTACAATATGTCAACAATTGGGATCTTGTAGATTCGAGTTGTTATAAGATTTTAGGTCGGTATGCTTTTGAAAATCAGCGAGAAGACTTACTAAAGAAGCTTTCTAATTCCGACGAAATGTGGCAAAAAAGAATTGCCGTTGTCGGAACAATGCATTATGTGAAAAAAGGTGAATTTTATTTAACTAAAGAATTTGTAACCAATAACTTAAAGCATCCTCACGATCTCATGCACAAAGCAAACGGATGGCTGCTAAGAGAAATGGGGCAGAAAAATGAAACAGAACTCATTAATTATTTAAATAAATATTATAAAGAAATGCCAAGAACCTGCCTGCGATATTCAATCGAAAAATTGGATGAAGAAGTGCGACAGGATTATCTTAAAGGCAGAATATAA
- a CDS encoding cation:proton antiporter — MELYYSFSALIVLASIFAYLNYRFLKLPSTIGIMVIAIVVSIILVSFGETFLPRTFWHLHDLMSGIDFTEVLMGAMLNFLLFAGGIHINIDDLKEQFRPVVIFSTAGVVISTFVVGFGMFYILPFLGINLPFIYCLLFGALISPTDPVAVLSILKQAKVSKSLETKVAGESLFNDGMAVVIFSVVLQLAIGKEVDLGIESIGLLLLKEAGGGLFLGIVLGWVTSRLMREVDDYIISVLVTLSVVMGGYLIARQMHISGPLTMVAAGLFMGNFNVRFKMKSITQDYLIKFWELIDEILNAVLFLFIGFELLMIKDLKHFIVPGLVAIVIVLLARVISIWGPTKLMKTTFSPQTVKVLVWGGIRGGVSIALAMSIPKSEYSEIILSITYCVVVFSIIVQGLTIAKVANPNKIAKEEQELGNITSDESR; from the coding sequence GTGGAGTTATATTATTCATTTTCAGCTTTAATCGTTTTAGCATCAATATTCGCATATCTTAATTACAGGTTTTTGAAACTTCCGAGCACGATCGGAATTATGGTGATTGCCATAGTAGTTTCTATTATTTTGGTTTCTTTTGGAGAAACTTTTTTACCGAGAACGTTCTGGCACCTTCACGATTTGATGAGTGGAATAGACTTTACAGAAGTTCTGATGGGGGCCATGCTTAATTTCCTTCTCTTTGCGGGAGGAATCCATATTAATATCGACGATCTCAAGGAACAATTCCGGCCTGTGGTGATCTTTTCAACGGCGGGAGTGGTTATTTCTACTTTTGTTGTCGGGTTTGGAATGTTTTATATTTTGCCTTTTTTAGGAATTAATTTACCATTTATTTATTGCCTTCTTTTTGGAGCTTTAATTTCTCCGACTGATCCGGTTGCTGTTTTAAGTATTTTAAAGCAGGCAAAAGTTTCAAAATCATTAGAAACTAAAGTAGCCGGAGAATCTCTTTTTAACGACGGTATGGCAGTTGTGATATTCTCAGTAGTATTACAATTGGCGATCGGAAAAGAGGTTGATTTGGGAATCGAAAGCATAGGCTTATTATTGTTAAAAGAAGCCGGTGGAGGTTTGTTCTTAGGAATTGTGCTAGGTTGGGTAACTTCCAGATTAATGCGTGAGGTGGATGATTATATTATTTCTGTTTTAGTAACACTTTCTGTCGTAATGGGCGGATATCTTATCGCAAGACAAATGCACATTTCAGGACCTTTGACGATGGTTGCAGCAGGTTTATTTATGGGTAATTTTAATGTTAGATTTAAAATGAAATCCATCACTCAGGATTATCTGATCAAATTCTGGGAGTTGATTGATGAAATTCTAAATGCTGTTCTATTTCTATTCATAGGTTTTGAATTACTAATGATCAAGGACCTTAAGCATTTTATCGTTCCAGGATTAGTTGCTATCGTAATTGTTTTATTAGCGAGAGTAATTTCGATTTGGGGACCTACCAAATTGATGAAAACAACCTTTAGTCCGCAAACGGTAAAAGTATTGGTTTGGGGAGGAATTCGAGGTGGGGTTTCCATTGCTTTGGCGATGTCTATCCCAAAAAGTGAATACAGCGAAATTATTTTAAGTATCACTTACTGTGTTGTTGTGTTTTCAATTATTGTTCAGGGACTTACCATTGCGAAAGTTGCTAATCCTAATAAAATTGCAAAAGAAGAACAAGAGCTGGGAAATATTACTTCAGATGAAAGTCGTTAA
- a CDS encoding DUF4919 domain-containing protein: MKYHFFLLLLLVSVFGFSQKSKIDFKSIEKSLTNAQSPYNYEKLIFKYKGYPKSLDSIEAQYLYYGRNFRKDKISTSDDDFKKLAEAFKDKNFEECVKLGKVLYDKDPTNLDVLLILLRAYDSLKDGSNFMHHLGQFRLLADAMKASGDGKSEKTAYAVNSVGDEYILLNMLNIGQDYTRGSKSLKDGMIDIWEKEDSKIYIKVLYLDF, encoded by the coding sequence ATGAAATATCACTTTTTCCTTTTACTTCTTTTGGTGTCGGTTTTTGGTTTTAGTCAAAAATCAAAAATCGATTTCAAAAGTATTGAGAAAAGCCTTACAAATGCTCAATCTCCGTATAATTACGAAAAACTGATCTTTAAATATAAGGGATATCCCAAATCTTTAGACAGTATAGAAGCGCAATATCTTTATTATGGAAGAAATTTCAGGAAAGATAAAATTTCTACTTCAGATGATGATTTTAAGAAGCTTGCAGAAGCTTTCAAGGATAAAAATTTTGAGGAATGTGTCAAATTAGGCAAGGTTCTTTATGATAAAGATCCTACCAATCTGGATGTTCTTCTTATTTTGCTGCGTGCGTATGATTCTCTGAAGGATGGGAGTAATTTCATGCATCATTTAGGTCAATTTCGTTTGCTTGCAGACGCTATGAAGGCTTCCGGAGACGGAAAATCTGAAAAAACGGCATATGCTGTAAACAGCGTGGGAGATGAGTATATTCTTCTGAATATGCTGAATATAGGACAAGATTACACAAGAGGTTCTAAATCTTTAAAAGACGGAATGATTGATATTTGGGAAAAAGAAGACAGTAAAATTTATATCAAAGTACTTTATTTGGACTTTTAA
- the hflX gene encoding GTPase HflX, translating into MLDKKEHNYEKAILVGVITQNQDEDKLTEYMDELEFLAFTAGATIQKRFTQKLTQPDSKTFIGSGKAQEIKEYVKENGIGTIIFDDELSPSQLKNLEKEIEVKILDRTNLILDIFAQRAQTSYARTQVELAQYQYLLPRLTRMWTHLERQKGGIGMRGPGETEIETDRRIIRDRISLLKDKLKTIDRQMATQRNNRGKVVRAALVGYTNVGKSTLMNALSKSDVFAENKLFATLDTTVRKVVIGNLPFLLTDTVGFIRKLPTQLVESFKSTLDEVREADLLIHVVDISHESFEDHIESVNNTLMEINAHQKPMIMVFNKIDDFSYDRKDDDDLTPSTKRNISLEEWQKTWMGKSKHPTVFISALTKENFPEMKKMIYDEVMKIHIARFPYNDFLFEYFENDEEEETNE; encoded by the coding sequence ATGCTAGACAAGAAAGAACATAATTACGAAAAAGCTATTTTGGTGGGTGTTATTACTCAGAACCAAGACGAAGATAAGCTTACGGAATATATGGATGAATTGGAGTTTTTGGCTTTCACAGCTGGAGCTACCATACAAAAAAGGTTTACTCAAAAATTAACTCAGCCTGATTCCAAGACCTTCATCGGGAGCGGAAAAGCTCAGGAAATAAAAGAATATGTAAAGGAAAATGGGATAGGAACCATCATTTTTGATGATGAATTATCTCCATCTCAGCTTAAAAATCTTGAAAAAGAAATAGAAGTAAAAATCCTGGACAGAACCAATCTTATCCTTGATATTTTTGCCCAAAGAGCACAGACTTCATATGCAAGAACTCAGGTAGAGTTGGCGCAATATCAATATCTTTTACCTCGACTGACAAGAATGTGGACTCACTTGGAGCGTCAGAAAGGGGGAATCGGGATGAGAGGACCCGGAGAAACTGAGATTGAGACCGACCGTCGTATCATCCGTGACCGAATTTCCTTATTGAAGGATAAACTGAAAACAATCGATAGGCAAATGGCTACCCAACGTAACAATCGTGGGAAGGTTGTTCGTGCTGCTTTGGTAGGGTATACCAATGTTGGAAAATCTACATTGATGAATGCTTTGTCAAAATCTGATGTTTTCGCTGAAAATAAATTATTTGCAACACTGGACACTACAGTAAGAAAAGTGGTGATCGGAAATTTACCGTTCCTATTGACGGATACGGTAGGATTTATCAGAAAATTACCAACTCAGCTTGTTGAATCTTTCAAATCAACTCTTGATGAGGTTCGTGAAGCGGATTTGTTGATTCATGTTGTAGATATCTCTCACGAAAGTTTTGAAGATCATATAGAATCTGTAAATAATACATTAATGGAAATCAATGCGCATCAAAAACCGATGATCATGGTTTTCAATAAAATTGATGATTTCAGTTATGATAGAAAGGACGATGATGATTTAACGCCTTCTACAAAAAGAAATATTTCGTTAGAAGAATGGCAAAAAACATGGATGGGAAAATCTAAGCATCCAACGGTTTTCATCTCAGCTTTAACGAAAGAAAACTTCCCGGAAATGAAAAAGATGATCTACGATGAGGTGATGAAAATTCATATCGCGAGATTTCCTTACAATGATTTCCTTTTCGAATATTTCGAAAATGATGAGGAAGAAGAAACCAACGAGTAA
- a CDS encoding LytR/AlgR family response regulator transcription factor, with product MITNIRCMIIDGDELDRLVLHHHIKQYENIEIVASFDSAEKAIPYLGLPIDLLFIEAKLPGMNGLEFRKLAHKIPICIFVSSHPEFALETFEINTLDFISKPLKTERFQHSMQKLFDYFEMKEKSDCFETLLGENSIKIKENGNILQVKITDILYLEALKDYTRIITSEKKHCILDSLGNLLHKNSFDSFVRIHKSYAVPRHLIRSKNTHEVELVHQIKLPIGRTYKDNLSFFEPGS from the coding sequence ATGATTACCAATATCAGATGTATGATCATTGATGGTGATGAACTAGATAGGCTGGTTCTGCATCATCATATCAAACAATATGAGAATATAGAAATTGTTGCTTCTTTTGATTCAGCCGAAAAAGCGATTCCCTATCTCGGACTTCCCATTGATCTTTTATTCATCGAAGCTAAACTTCCGGGCATGAATGGATTGGAATTCAGGAAACTAGCTCATAAGATTCCAATCTGTATTTTTGTGAGTTCTCACCCCGAATTTGCTCTTGAAACTTTTGAGATCAATACCTTAGATTTTATTTCAAAACCTTTAAAAACAGAACGTTTTCAACATTCCATGCAAAAGCTTTTCGACTATTTTGAGATGAAAGAAAAAAGCGACTGTTTTGAGACCTTACTCGGTGAAAACAGTATTAAAATAAAAGAAAACGGCAATATTTTGCAAGTGAAAATAACTGATATTCTGTATCTTGAAGCATTAAAAGATTACACAAGAATCATCACTTCCGAAAAAAAACACTGTATTTTAGATTCTCTGGGAAACCTTCTTCATAAAAATTCTTTTGATTCTTTTGTAAGGATTCATAAAAGCTATGCTGTTCCACGACATCTGATCAGAAGTAAAAACACTCATGAAGTGGAACTCGTTCATCAAATCAAGCTTCCCATTGGAAGAACTTACAAAGACAATCTTTCTTTTTTTGAACCTGGATCTTAA
- a CDS encoding T9SS type A sorting domain-containing protein gives MKRTSIYCFFLIPLTVTVSLLKAQSVVLATGANATGGAGSVSYSVGQTTYLIKGTNQILEGVQQAYEITTLATNETSSAEKDILIYPNPFKDYLFLDFTTNSYKGAEYSLFDAQGKLIKKDKITQSKSEFNFSSLPSAMYIITINQNGENIKTFKIIKK, from the coding sequence ATGAAAAGAACATCTATTTACTGTTTCTTTCTCATTCCGCTCACCGTAACCGTCAGCCTGCTGAAAGCACAATCAGTAGTCTTGGCAACGGGAGCGAATGCTACAGGAGGTGCAGGATCCGTTTCTTACAGTGTAGGGCAAACCACTTACCTTATAAAAGGCACCAATCAGATTTTGGAAGGCGTACAACAGGCCTACGAAATCACCACCCTCGCTACCAACGAAACGTCATCAGCTGAAAAAGACATTTTAATTTATCCTAATCCATTTAAAGACTATCTGTTTTTAGATTTCACCACAAACAGTTACAAAGGAGCCGAGTATTCATTATTCGACGCTCAGGGGAAATTAATTAAAAAGGATAAAATTACTCAGTCTAAATCTGAGTTCAATTTTTCTTCACTACCATCCGCAATGTATATCATCACGATAAACCAAAACGGAGAAAACATCAAAACATTTAAAATCATTAAAAAATAA
- a CDS encoding beta strand repeat-containing protein, with product MKKILLTVGIMLGSFLAYAQVPEKMSYQAIMRNGSGQILSNQAVAVRVSVLQGSPAGAAVYSERLTGNTNVNGLVTLEIGAGTALTGTFNTINWSTGNYYLKTETDPAGGTNYTIAGTSQLLSVPYAMYAKTAGGGGGSFAIPYTNTVNNAGTLFTLINDGDGTSVEGISNSTSSSIAAVRGTVTNVAPGGFSSAVRGINNGTGGLGVGVWGSQAGSGWGVYGVTPTGLGVYGNSSGAGYGVYANSNTGTGLNATSTNGIAANISILNNANSSNVLNASTLGNGTVINVSSSGTGAGVLSSTGSGFAVQGITSQQTSAGIIGDNNGAGEAVVGRTTSNIAGAVVGRNDGGGYGVRGFVATNTTGTGIGVFGQVGISNSKGRAGRFENTNTSNDINNTFEVETNGAGNIPDNTQGNASSFLVNNTNSVGAAVRGEVNTIFGNFGAAGLFGLASGTGGFGGLFFASNVNGNGRALVAITDGNGDAIVANAGKDGDAIEANVDGAGRAIYGWTPTFSLGKPAEFQNFNTSNTNSVITAKTVGNGMAGDFFVDNTNGTSAALHGKVNSIFANFGTAGVYGESIGTGGFAGLFYQRNPAGNGPALIALSEGNGNGITANAGGSGDGVEATVDGTGSAIYGWVPNFGTGRAGYFRNFNNANGQPVVNITTTGTGSTLLVNHQGPSGSIATYQSASTNVARIDKTGKGFFNGGTQNSGADLAEAFDVEGNTSEYEPGDILVISTDTDRTVEKSSTPYSNLVAGVYATKPGVLLTEENIDSELIGKVPMGVIGVIPTKVCLQGGAIKRGDLLVTSSQSGVAMKANIKKVKIGQVIGKALQDYDQDGIGKIKVLVNIK from the coding sequence ATGAAAAAAATATTATTAACGGTCGGGATTATGCTGGGCTCCTTTTTAGCTTATGCACAAGTACCCGAAAAAATGAGTTATCAGGCCATTATGCGAAATGGTTCAGGTCAAATTTTATCCAATCAGGCTGTGGCTGTCCGAGTAAGTGTATTACAGGGATCTCCAGCCGGAGCTGCTGTATATTCTGAAAGACTAACCGGAAATACCAACGTAAACGGTCTTGTAACCCTTGAAATTGGTGCAGGAACAGCTCTTACAGGAACATTCAACACCATCAACTGGTCTACAGGAAATTATTATTTAAAAACAGAAACAGACCCAGCAGGCGGAACTAACTATACCATTGCAGGAACAAGTCAATTATTAAGTGTTCCTTACGCCATGTATGCAAAAACAGCAGGCGGAGGTGGCGGAAGTTTCGCAATACCTTATACTAATACTGTAAATAATGCAGGAACGCTTTTCACACTAATCAATGATGGAGACGGAACTTCTGTGGAAGGTATCAGCAATTCAACAAGTTCTAGTATTGCTGCCGTTCGAGGAACGGTTACCAATGTAGCTCCAGGAGGATTTTCTTCAGCAGTTCGAGGTATCAATAATGGTACAGGAGGTCTAGGCGTAGGTGTCTGGGGAAGCCAAGCCGGAAGCGGATGGGGAGTTTACGGTGTTACACCTACCGGTCTAGGAGTTTACGGAAATTCATCAGGAGCCGGATACGGAGTTTACGCCAACAGTAACACAGGAACAGGTCTTAATGCAACAAGTACCAATGGTATTGCCGCTAATATTTCAATATTAAATAATGCCAATAGCAGTAATGTTCTTAATGCTTCAACGTTAGGAAACGGAACTGTTATTAATGTTTCCTCATCAGGAACCGGAGCAGGTGTATTAAGTTCTACAGGAAGTGGATTTGCCGTTCAGGGAATTACCTCTCAGCAAACTTCTGCAGGTATCATAGGAGATAATAACGGAGCAGGTGAAGCTGTCGTTGGTAGAACAACCAGTAATATTGCCGGAGCTGTAGTCGGTAGAAACGATGGCGGAGGTTATGGTGTAAGAGGTTTTGTTGCTACAAATACAACAGGAACAGGTATCGGGGTCTTCGGTCAAGTCGGAATAAGCAATAGTAAAGGACGTGCAGGACGTTTTGAAAACACCAATACTTCCAATGATATAAATAATACTTTCGAGGTAGAAACCAACGGTGCAGGAAATATCCCTGACAATACGCAAGGTAATGCTTCATCTTTCTTAGTTAATAATACGAATAGTGTTGGTGCGGCAGTAAGAGGTGAAGTTAACACTATCTTCGGCAACTTTGGAGCAGCGGGTCTCTTCGGATTAGCATCCGGAACCGGAGGATTCGGAGGTCTTTTCTTTGCTTCAAACGTAAATGGAAACGGACGCGCTTTAGTTGCCATAACAGATGGTAATGGTGATGCTATTGTTGCCAATGCCGGAAAAGACGGCGATGCAATAGAAGCTAATGTTGACGGAGCCGGGCGTGCAATCTATGGTTGGACTCCAACATTCAGTTTAGGAAAACCTGCGGAATTCCAAAACTTTAATACATCAAATACAAATTCTGTAATTACTGCAAAAACAGTCGGAAATGGTATGGCCGGAGATTTCTTCGTAGATAACACCAATGGTACTTCTGCAGCATTACATGGTAAAGTGAATTCTATATTTGCCAATTTCGGAACCGCGGGAGTTTATGGTGAGTCTATTGGTACAGGTGGTTTTGCAGGCTTATTTTATCAAAGAAATCCGGCAGGAAACGGACCCGCTCTAATCGCACTATCAGAAGGAAACGGAAATGGAATTACTGCTAATGCCGGCGGTAGTGGTGATGGTGTTGAAGCTACAGTAGACGGAACAGGTTCTGCTATTTATGGCTGGGTTCCGAATTTCGGGACTGGTAGAGCTGGATATTTCAGAAACTTTAATAATGCCAACGGACAGCCAGTAGTGAATATAACCACAACCGGTACAGGATCTACTTTACTTGTTAATCATCAAGGGCCATCAGGTAGTATTGCTACTTATCAAAGTGCCTCAACAAACGTGGCTCGTATCGATAAAACTGGAAAAGGATTTTTTAACGGTGGAACTCAGAACAGTGGCGCCGATTTAGCAGAAGCCTTCGATGTTGAAGGAAATACTTCAGAATACGAACCTGGTGATATTTTAGTAATATCAACTGATACCGACAGAACCGTAGAAAAATCTTCAACACCATATTCTAATCTTGTTGCCGGAGTTTATGCAACTAAGCCTGGAGTTCTTTTAACAGAAGAAAATATAGATTCTGAATTAATCGGAAAAGTTCCGATGGGTGTAATTGGGGTTATTCCAACAAAAGTTTGTCTTCAGGGTGGTGCTATAAAAAGAGGTGATCTTCTCGTAACCTCATCACAATCCGGAGTTGCCATGAAAGCCAACATTAAAAAAGTAAAAATTGGACAAGTGATAGGAAAAGCACTTCAAGATTATGACCAAGACGGAATCGGAAAAATAAAAGTACTTGTAAACATTAAATAA
- a CDS encoding META domain-containing protein, with protein sequence MKKILLSVFTVLFLGLIFNCSTVKVNSPHIQREWMLVSFGNFTKNELIKNKAGINLTTPQENGKIRGSAFMGCNNMFFSSEFKNDGKVKISGVGGTMKACQNMNLETKFSKSFQNMTKYSVEGHFLTLSDDAGNSMKFVAADWD encoded by the coding sequence ATGAAAAAAATATTGCTCTCAGTTTTTACTGTTTTGTTTTTAGGTTTAATCTTTAATTGCTCTACAGTAAAGGTTAATAGTCCACATATCCAAAGAGAATGGATGTTGGTTTCTTTTGGTAATTTCACTAAAAATGAATTAATTAAGAATAAAGCGGGTATTAATTTAACAACCCCTCAGGAAAACGGTAAGATCCGTGGAAGTGCTTTTATGGGATGCAACAATATGTTCTTTTCTTCCGAATTTAAGAACGATGGAAAAGTGAAGATTTCCGGAGTCGGAGGTACGATGAAAGCGTGTCAAAATATGAACTTGGAAACCAAATTTTCAAAAAGTTTTCAAAACATGACGAAATATTCGGTTGAAGGGCATTTTCTTACGCTGTCTGATGATGCAGGAAATTCAATGAAATTTGTTGCTGCGGATTGGGATTAA